One Solanum lycopersicum chromosome 4, SLM_r2.1 DNA window includes the following coding sequences:
- the LOC101265125 gene encoding uncharacterized protein, translated as MRKLGLNFLQPDDLAYKVSVRVLVITIHKCLQLPALFQQLKFFSHQGGIGVIALLQTDSTSHNLYANHQVHDAEKWKLKNYCGINSKRDEASLIKHQAKTTSLLAIKLPEVTEDFLSTKVMCPARMIYKESIKARASHTITQCYSQLFFNILIYNVDYMKTEALSHTYLRTSLLECYL; from the exons atgagaaaattgggaTTGAACTTTCTTCAACCTGATGATTTAGCATAcaag GTTTCTGTACGTGTACTTGTCATTACTATTCACAAGTGTCTTCAACTTCCTGCACTATT TCAGCAGTTGAAGTTCTTTTCGCATCAGGGAGGCATTGGTGTTATCGCGCTGTTGCAAACAGATTCTACAAGCCATAATCTATATGCCAATCACCAA gtgCATGATGCAGAGAAGTGGAAACTAAAAAACTATTGTGGTATTAATAGCAAAAGAGATGAGGCCAGTTTGATTAAGCATCAGGCAAAGACAACTTCGTTGCTGGCTATAAAGTTGCCTGAGGTGACTGAAGACTTCCTATCGACGAAGGTGATGTGCCCTGCACGAATGATCTACAAAGAGTCAATTAAAGCACGAGCGTCTCACACGATAACACAATGCTATTCGCAG ttgTTCTTCAATATTCTCATCTACAATGTCGATTATATGAAGACAGAAGCACTATCGCATACCTATTTGCGGACCAGCCTTTTAGAATGTTACCTATAa